One region of Dysidea avara chromosome 1, odDysAvar1.4, whole genome shotgun sequence genomic DNA includes:
- the LOC136258889 gene encoding heat shock 70 kDa protein 12B-like translates to MAERGAEDKQINYTHYVAIDFGTSGTGIALSTASNPDSIKVFSHWTTIKIAIDMKCPTVLLLDPEQRFEAFGEEAISLYHNKRNLKYPDRVADYYFFNQFKMSLYSRKKITSKLMIKAANGKALPATTVFATALAYIKGITLAKFEGFDNPSRKILWIVTVPAIWSLAAKQIMKVAAAQAGIGQPDNEDILFALEPEAAAIFCEKEILAVKKDAMENQADYLIVDCGGGTVDIAAHRLSKDDSNKMFIEELTAPQGGPDGGFSVNRAFEEMLYKLFKTIDEKQMEEIKTTYAREWTKLVYKEFEGTKTSFECNKPHQELSVTISERLTREIEKVTSRSMEDLIADCKEYKLSWDADENALVLKYQTMIRFFQPVVSQILARIEQILARSECKSIQTIVLVGGFAESSFLFEEVNDTFASKNITVIKSSIPMLSVLKGAVIFGQKRDVISSRKMSQSIGMKIAQIYNRDIHDLCEMEIVEGKSVCRNVYHQFIKANESVKAGSTVQFPFRALSTSSTTCKVDIYASTSNGIKYVTDDACYKLGEIIIQNPSFNYQGSYGIITVVMDLSGTDIKVMAYTQSSQEELKLSLNFVPEENYIPCT, encoded by the exons ATGGCGGAGCGTGGTGCAGaagacaaacaaatcaattaTACTCACTATGTAGCAATTGATTTCGGGACCTCTGGAACGGGAATCGCGTTGTCTACTGCTAGTAATCCAGATAGTATTAAAGTATTCTCTCATTGGACAACAATAAAGATAGCAATAGACATGAAATGTCCAACGGTTCTTCTTCTTGACCCAGAACAGAGATTTGAGGCATTTGGAGAGGAAGCAATAAGCCTTTATCACAATAAACGAAACCTGAAGTATCCGGATCGTGTTGCAGATTATTATTTCTTCAATCAATTCAAGATGAGTTTATACAGCAGAAAG AAAATAACATCCAAGCTGATGATCAAGGCTGCTAATGGTAAAGCGCTTCCGGCCACTACTGTGTTTGCTACAGCACTAGCGTACATAAAAGGTATAACATTGGCAAAATTTGAAGGTTTTGACAACCCAAGTCGTAAAATATTATGGATCGTCACTGTACCAGCTATATGGAGTTTGGCAGCTAAGCAAATCATGAAAGTTGCTGCTGCACAA GCAGGCATTGGTCAACCTGATAATGAAGATATTCTATTTGCATTGGAACCAGAAGCTGCTGCTATATTCTGTGAAAAAGAAATCCTAGCAGTTAAAAAAGATGCCATGGAAAATCAAGCAGACTACCTCATTGTAGACTGTGGTGGTGGAACAGTGGATATTGCAGCACACAGATTATCAAAAGATGACAGCAATAAGATGTTCATTGAAGAATTAACTGCTCCTCAAGGTGGTCCTGATGGAGGTTTTTCAGTCAACCGTGCATTTGAAGAGATGCTTTACAAGCTGTTTAAGACCATTGATGAAAAACAAATGGAAGAAATCAAGACAACTTATGCCAGGGAGTGGACCAAATTGGTATATAAAGAGTTTGAGGGGACAAAAACATCCTTTGAATGCAATAAACCACACCAAGAGTTGTCAGTTACAATATCTGAAAGGCTTACAAGGGAGATAGAAAAAGTTACTTCCCGATCAATGGAAGATCTGATTGCAGATTGCAAAGAATACAAATTAAGTTGGGATGCAGATGAAAATGCACTGGTTCTCAAATATCAAACAATGATCCGATTCTTTCAACCCGTTGTGTCCCAAATACTGGCACGCATAGAACAGATTTTAGCAAGGTCAGAATGCAAAAGTATTCAAACCATAGTACTTGTTGGAGGATTTGCTGAAAGTTCATTTTTATTTGAAGAAGTAAATGACACATTTGCCTCAAAGAACATAACAGTAATAAAAAGCTCCATTCCAATGCTTTCAGTTCTTAAAGGAGCAGTCATATTTGGTCAAAAAAGAGATGTTATCAGTTCACGCAAAATGTCCCAGTCAATAGGAATGAAAATAGCCCAGATCTACAACAGAGACATTCATGACCTTTGTGAAATGGAAATAGTAGAAGGCAAATCAGTTTGCCGCAATGTGTACCACCAGTTTATTAAAGCCAATGAGAGTGTCAAGGCTGGCAGTACAGTACAATTTCCTTTTCGTGCTCTCTCAACTAGCAGCACTACTTGCAAAGTTGACATCTATGCAAGCACCTCAAATGGTATAAAGTATGTCACAGATGATGCCTGTTATAAGCTGGGAGAGATTATTATACAAAACCCATCCTTTAACTATCAAGGAAGCTATGGCATAATTACAGTTGTCATGGATCTGAGTGGCACAGATATCAAGGTCATGGCTTATACTCAGAGCTCTCAAGAAGAGCTAAAGCTTTCTTTAAATTTTGTTCCAGAAGAAAATTACATACCATGCACCTAA